Proteins found in one Fusarium oxysporum Fo47 chromosome V, complete sequence genomic segment:
- a CDS encoding class I glutamine amidotransferase-like protein — MGQHYKPTIDAQVVKVFVLETDTPHPDTQTERGSFGEILHRHFSEAGSKHHPPLGVETEQVFVVTEEGGRMPKVEEFEGYDGLLITGSMYDAHGDNQWIHDLLDLLKQLWIKRPDFHFTGVCFGHQVLSRLLGGKVGPSPTNDWELGHNAITLTPVGKRLFRTHDDKVYLHQMHQDQVLEAPTVESSNGLLKPDTDVHVWGTSNHTSIQGLYIPNRLFTSQAHLAFDEDMVKRQIQMRIDSGGIKDLEHADRAAETADLEHDGEQVASAILRLFRYDDDGMSWD, encoded by the exons CCTGATACTCAGACCGAGCGCGGTTCGTTTGGTGAGATTCTGCATCGCCATTTTTCAGAGGCTGGAAGCAAGCATCATCCTCCGCTGGGCGTTGAGACAGAGCAGGTCTTTGTCGTGACAGAAGAGGGCGGTCGCATGCCGAAGGTGGAGGAGTTTGAGGGTTACGATGGGCTGCTCATTACGGGCAGTATGTATGACGCGCATGGCGACAACCAGTGGATTCATGACTTGCTCGATCTTTTGAAGC AACTATGGATAAAGCGCCCAGACTTTCACTTCACAGGCGTTTGCTTCGGCCATCAGGTCCTCTCTCGTCTTCTAGGAGGCAAAGTCGGCCCGTCACCTACCAACGACTGGGAACTTGGTCACAATGCAATCACCCTCACACCTGTAGGCAAACGCCTCTTCCGTACACACGATGACAAAGTCTACCTCCATCAAATgcaccaagaccaagttcTCGAAGCCCCCACGGTCGAGTCATCCAACGGCCTTCTCAAGCCCGACACCGACGTCCATGTTTGGGGTACGAGTAATCACACATCCATTCAGGGATTATATATTCCCAACCGGCTATTCACGTCACAGGCGCATCTGGCTTTTGATGAGGACATGGTCAAGAGACAGATTCAGATGAGAATTGACAGTGGTGGGATCAAGGATCTGGAGCATGCGGATCGGGCGGCTGAGACGGCGGATCTAGAACATGACGGAGAGCAAGTTGCGTCAGCGATTCTGAGGCTGTTTAGATACGACGATGATGGTATGTCGTGGGACTAA